DNA from Flavobacteriales bacterium:
GTGCCCGATCACAACGGCGCAGGCATCCGGCTCGAAGGACTGAACCTCACGGTGCGCCATTGCTGGTTCCATCACAACGAGAACGGGATCCTCTGCGGTGAGTACCACCCGAGCACGGTGCGCATCGAATACAGTGAGTTCGGCTACCACGGCTACGGCGATGGCTATTCGCACAACCTCTACATCGGCCATGTGGACTCGCTGATCTTCCGCTACAACTACAGCCACCACGCCGATGTGGGCCACGAGCTGAAGAGCCGTGCCTGGGTGAACGTGATCGAGTACAACCGCTTCAGCAACGAGTCCGATGGCACCGCGAGCCGCGAGATCGACCTGCCGAACGGCGGACAGGCCTACCTGATCGGCAACGTGATCCAGCAAGGCCTGCAGAGCCAGAACAGCAACCTGGTCGGCTTCGGCATGGAGGGCACGAGCAATCCGGGTCCGCACGAGCTGTATGCCGTGAACAACACCCTGGTGAACGAGAAGGCGAACGGCAGCTTCTTCCAGGCGCCGGCTAACGCGTTCTTCAAGGCCTACGGCAACATCCTCGCCGGTGGCGGCAGCTTCATGAGCGCATGGCCAACCAGCATCGATACGCTCGGGAACCTGCAGGCCACGAGCATCGCGTCTGTTGGCTTCGCCGATGCAGCGAACTACGACTATCGCATCACCGCTTCATCACCCGCGCATGCCATCGCTTATCCCGCAGGAGTTGCTACGAGTGGTTATCCGCTCGTGGCGTGGTACGAGTACGTGCATCCGGTGAATGGGACGCTGCGTTGCCAGCATGCCACGCTGGATGCCGGCGCCTTCGAGACCTGCACCACGGACCTGAGCGGGTGGGCGCCCGATGGGGGCCTCCTGCTACCGAACCCGGTGTCGGATCATGCGCGGTACATCAGTGGGCGCCCCATTGACCGCTTGGAGGTGCTTGATGCGCATGGACGGATCCTGCGGGCCTGGCCGATCAACGGGAAGCGCGCGGTGGACCTCGACCTCACCGGATACCCGGCAGGCGTGTACGTGCTGCATTCCCTTGGCGCATCCGGTGCAACGAGCCTGCGCTTCGTGAAGCAGTGATGCGGGCGGGATCCGAGCGTTTTGGGTAGATTGGGGCGGATCCAAACCGACCGGCACCCGCCGAACGACCACCATGAGCCACACCATATGGACCGCCGCAGCACTGCTCCTCGCCGCAGGCCTCGCGGTTGAGCACGCCTCCGCCCAGAGCACCTTCGAGATCACCATCCCGGTGCCGGGCCTCACGAATGTGGCCGGTGGCCATCCCCTGCCCGATGGCGGCTTCGTCTTCGGCGGTGAGCTCAACGACGGGGTGGTGGTGGTGCGCACCGACAGCACCGGCGCTGTGCTGTGGACACGCGCGCTGGCCGAAGCCGCGAATGAGGAGGGCCTCTACGACCGAAGCATCGCTGTGAGCGGCGACCGCATCTTCATGGGCGGCTATGCCATGGGACCGGGCACGTCCTCGCGCGATGGCATCCTGCATGTGCTCGACTTCGATGGCAACGTGATCGGCCAGCGGCTCATCGATGTGGCTGGCGGATCGAACGCGGTGCATGGCCTCACGGCGATCCCCGGCGGAGCGCTCATTGCCGGACGCCGTGATGGCGCGGGCAGCTACGACATGCTGCTGCAACAGGTGGACATGAGCGGCAACGTCACCGGCTCCTGGGGCTATGGCAGCACGGGCTGGGACTGGGCCTACGAGGCCATTCAGCTATCCGGCGGCGGCAGGGCATTGGTGGGCTATGGCGACAATGTGGGAGGCACAGCACCCAGCGCCTACCTGGTGAAGACCGATGCGGCGGGGCTGGAGCTCTGGGCCCGCGGCCTCGACGGCGCCAGCGCGGACGAGGCCTATTGCGTGCTGGAGGATGCCGCCACCGGCGACCTCTACATCGGCGGCAACAGCCTGGGCATGGGTGCGCCGGGCATGCGCGGCTTCATCACCAAGTTCAACAGCAGCGGCGATCACCAATGGACGCGCGTGATCAACAATGCCTTTGACGTAATCGGCATCACGGCCTCGGCCGGCCGGCTCATCGCTTTGGCGCGCGCCCAGAACATCCCGCTGGGCCACGGCAATTACGATGCGCTGCTGATCGCCTTCAACCCGGACGGCCAGATCGTGGAGAACCGCCTGTACGGCAGCACGGCAAGCGAGTACCCGGTATCCCTCTCGCGCACAGCCCAGGATGGCTTGCTCGTCACCTCGTTCAAGGGCACGCCGGGCAATGGGGCAATCCATGCCGTGCTCACCGACGGACTCTTCAATGGGGCATGCACGGGCATCAGCGTGCAGGAGGGATGGGGCTCGTACCAGCCTAATGTGTTCCCGCATAGCTCCACGCAGCAGAGCGGGCAGAGCATGAGCTCATGGGTGACGCCCTTCACCCAGCCCGTGGCCCAGCGCGGCTTCGTTTGCTGCACCTTCCCGGTGGATGCGGCATTCACCATGGTGCCCGCCGGCGACCCGCTCACGTGGACCTTCACCAGCACATCGCCCGTTGCGCTCACGCATGAGTGGAACCTTGATGGGACCACGTACACGTCCCCGAGTATCACGCACACCTTCAGCGCGCCCGGCGTGCAGCTCGTCTGCCTGGCCGTGCAGGGCATCTGCGACGACGCCAGCGACTGCGAGGTGCTGAATGTGAGCAGCACCGGGATCAGCGATGTCGGATCGTCCGCCGCGCTGAGCCTGACCCCCAACCCGACGAGCGGATCGCTGCGGATCTCGCTGGAAGGCGAGGAGCGCATCACGCGCGTGCAGGTCTGCGATGCCGTGGGTCGCGTCGTGATGGACCTCGCCGTGAATGCGAGTCGCGCATTCGAGTTGGATGCGGAAAGGCTTCAGCCCGGACCTCACCTGCTCCGGGTGCAGGGCCCGAACGTTCGGTTGGAGCGTCGTTTCGTGAAGCTGTAGCGTCGTGGGCTGAAAGGTGGGGAGTGTGGCCGACCGCGGCAGCACGCTCACCCTGCTCAACTAGCTTCACCCCGTGCGCTTCACACTCCTCTTCCCCATGCTCCTGGCCGGTGCGCTGCACGCCCAGCAGACCACCGTGCTCTTCATCGGCAACAGCTACACCTACGTGAACGACCTGCCCAACACCCTGCGGCAGCTCGCGCTCTCGCTGGGCGATACCGTCACCGTGGCCTCCTCCGCACCCGGTGGCTACACGCTGTTCCAGCACAGCACCTACGCGCCCACGCTCGATGCCATCGCTTCGCAGGACTGGGACTATGTGGTGATGCAGGAGCAGAGCCAGCTCGGCGCGCTGCCCTTCGATGTCACCACGACCGAGCTCGGTGCGATTGCGCTCATTGAGGCGATCAAGGACAACTATGAGTGCACTTGGCCGGTGTTCTACATGACCTGGGGGCGGCAGAGCGGCGACGCGCAGAACTGCGCCAACTTCCCTTTCATGTGCACCTACGATGGCATGCAGCAGGGCCTGCGCACCAACTACATCGCGCTGGCGGAAGGGAACGACAGCTACACCGCGCCGGTGGGCGCCGCCTGGAAAGTGGTGCGCGACACGCAGCCTTCCATCAACCTCTACGATGCCGATGGCAGTCATCCTTCACCAGCGGGCACCTACCTCGCCGCGTGCGTGTTCTATTGCACGCTCTTCGAGGAGAGCTGCGTCGGGGCCACCTTCAATGGGTCCATCGACGCGGCCACGGCGGCCATCCTGCGCGACATCGCCAGCACGGTGGTGCTGGGCGAGCTGCCCACGTGGAACCTGGATTTCGAAGGAAGCACCAGCGCGCTGCTCGATGGCTTCAGCAGCGGATGGAACTGGATCACCTTGATCCACAACGGCGAGGGCGAGCACCTGTGGGTGTGCAGCGATGGGCAGACCTCCACCGAGGCATCTCCCACCTTCACATTCTCCACTTCCGATACCTACATCATCACGCACACCTACACCGATCCCTGCGGCAACACCGATACCGTGACGCTCACCTTCGATGTGGTCGTCGGGGTGGAAGAGCAGGAGCGGGGCATGCGTTGCCAGGTGCTCTCCGCTTCGCCGGGCATGATGGTGGTGCGCGGGGCCGAAGGCGGGGAGAGGCTCACGCTCTTCGATGCACAGGGGCGCTTGCTCCGGAGCGAGCGCATGGAACAAAGCTCAACGCGGATCGCCTGCGCGCCGGGCCTTCACCTCTGGCGCATCGATGATGGGCTAGGAGGGCAGTGGAGCGGGAAGGTGGTGGTGGAGTAAGGCCCCCGCAGCGGCTCACTGCCATCGTTCCATCGCGGCGCTCGTCCGTTTGTCGAGCTCCGCGAAGAGCGCTTCTTCCAAGCCTTCTGTGGCGCCGCGCTCGAACACGCGCGTGAAGCGGCCGTGCTGCAGCAGGTGGATCCGATCGCACAGGGTGACGAGCGGGCCCAGCACATGCGAGGTGATGAGCACCGTGCGGCCGCGCTCCGCCAAGCGCTTGATGATGGCCTCCAGCACGCGCACCGAGGCGAGGTCCAGGCCGTTCATCGGCTCATCGAGCATCACCACGGGGCGGTCCAGGTGCAGCGCGCCGAGGATGGCGAGCTTGCGCCGCATGCCGGTGGAATAGGTGGTGATGAGCGCATCGAGCGGTACTTCGAGCAATTCGTTCAAGCCCGCCATGCCGCTCCGTTCCTTGCCGCCCGCGAAGAGCTCGAGGTACTCGCGGCCGGTGATGCCCGGGTGGAAATAGCTCTCCGCTTCCTGGAAGGCCGTGTTGCGGTGGTCCATGGGTGCGCCCGCGAAGAGCACATGTGCTTCCGCATTGCGGCCGAAGCCGTGGAGCGCGTTGAGCAGCGTGGTCTTGCCCGCGCCGTTGAGGCCGACGATGCCATGCACGCCGGGCGATAGCTCGCAGCGCGCGATGTCGAGCACCGGCTTGTCGCCGTAGGCGCAGCGGAGGTCAGCGAGGGTGATCATGGAAGTAGGCGGTAAGGTTGGCGCGGGCCTTGGGCACTTCGGTGAGGAGCATGAGCAGCGGCACCACGTTGAGCCCGGGCAGGATGGCGAAGAGCGCGGCGATGGACACGTTGGCGCCATTGGCCGACAGGCGCTCGTTGGGCTGGTAATGGGCGTACTTCAGCACCACGGCATAGGCCACCAGCGTGAGCAGGCCCAGCCCGAAGCCCGCGTGCACCCACCACCAGTCAGGCTGGAAGAGCGTGGCTGCGAAGAGCACCGGCAGTTCCAGCACGAGCATGAGGCGCAATGCACCGAACACCTTCGTGCGCAGCAGCGTGCGGGCATCGGGTGCGGTGGCCAGCAGCATGGCGCGCGGTTCGCACTGTTCCTGCGCACCGGCGGCCATCAGGGCCACGATGCCCAGCAGGAAGAGCGGCAGCACCGGCAACCAGCAGAAGGCCAGCGCCGCCAGCCACAGCAGCAGTCCCCACGGGTGTGTACCCTGCACCAGGCCGCACCACTCGAAGAGCCGCGCCGGTATCCAACGCCGGAGCCAGCTACCACGGACACCGGAGGTGCGCACCACGGGCAGCCAGGGCAAAGCGACCGCCGCCAAGAGCACCAGCGCCGAGACCCACGCCCCGGTCAGGCCGAGCACGACCAGCACCGGAAGCACCAGCACACCGTACTCCACGGCCATCGCAAGACGGGCCTGCGGCACATGACGATGCAGGAAGTGCAGGTCGGGCCGCCGCTGGTGCAGGCCCCAGACCGTGAGCAGTGCGCCACCCGCGATGTAGGCCGCATAGGAGGCATCCCGCAGCACGGCGCGGTGCATCAGGCCCAGCGCGAGGACCACGGCCAGCGCGAGCAACACGATGCCGTAGGGCGGGAAGGCCCGGCGCAGCTGCAGCCAGCGGAGGCGGAGGAGAACGGTGGGAGCAGGTGGCGCCCGCATTGAACGCAAGGTGCATCATCCCCCGGGATCGGAAAGAGTGCGTTTACACGACCGGTCGGGTCAAGGGGCGGGAGGTTGTTCACCACGCAAGGGTGTGCCCTGCACTTGCTCCATGGACAAGGCAATGGACGAGATGGACGCTGCCGATGCCGGGCAGCGTCCATCCCCGTCCATTCGGGTCCAGTAAAAAGCCACCGGCCGCTACCTTAGCACACCCACCGATATGATGGGCTGAAGAACATGCAATTAGCGAACTACGCCTGCGGCCAATGGGTCGCCGGCACCGGCCCACAAGCCGAACTCCTCGACGCCTCCACCGGCGAGCTCGTCGCCACCACCTTCTGGAATATTCAAGGCTCAATGATCAACGCTCAATGTTCAAGTGAGTAGCGCCGTTGAGCATTGAGACTTGAACATTGCCCATTGATCATTGAACATTCGACCTTCGCCCCTATGCAACTACACAACTACGCCTGCGGCCAATGGATAGCCGGCACAGGCAACCTGGCTGAACTTGTTGATGCAAGCACCGGTGAACTGGTGGCCACCACCTCCTCCACCGGCCTCGACTTCGCCGCCATGCTCCACTACGCCCGCACCGTGGGCGGACCCAAATTGCGGAAGATGACCTTCCCCGAGCGCGGACGCATGCTCAAGGCCCTGGCCCTCTACCTGATGGAGCGCAAGGACAAGTATTACACCATCAGCTACAAGACCGGCGCCACCAAGGCCGACAGCTGGGTGGACATTGAGGGCGGCATCGGCAACCTGTTCGCCAACGCCAGCCTGCGCCGTACCCTGGGCAACATGCCGTTCTACGTGGACGGCGAGGCCATCCGCACCAGCAAGCAGGGCACCTTCATCGGCCACCACATCATGGTGCCCAAGGAGGGCGTGGCCGTGCACATCAACGCCTTCAACTTCCCCATCTGGGGCATGCTGGAGAAGTGCGCCGTGAACTGGATGGCCGGCGTGCCCGCCGTGGTGAAGCCCGCCACTGTGACCAGCTACCTCACAGAAGCGATGGTGAAGGACATCATCGCCAGCGGCATCCTGCCCGAGGGCGCGCTGCAGCTGATCGTGGGCAGCGCAGGTGACCTGCTGGACCACGTGATGCACCAGGACGTGGTCACCTTCACCGGCAGCGCCAGCACGGGCCGCATGCTGAAACGCCACGACCGCATCATCGACGAGAGCGTGCCCTTCAACATGGAGGCCGACAGCCTCAACGCCATCGTGCTGGGCCCCGACGCCGTGCCCGGCACCGAGGAGTACGACCTCTTCATCAAGGAGGTGGGCCGCGAGATCACCCTCAAGTGCGGGCAGCGCTGCACCGGCGCGCGCCGCATCCTGGTGCCGCAGAACCTCATCGAGGACGTGCAGATCGCCCTGGGCAAGCGCCTGGCCGGCACCGTGATCGGCGACCCGCGCACCGAGGGCGTGCGCATGGGCGCGCTGGCCGGCACCGCGCAACGCGAGGAGGTGAAGCGCGCGCTGGCCGAACTGCTCAAGGCCTCGCAGGTGGTGTACGGCGACCCCGACAGCGTGAACGTCACCGGGGCCGATGTGGCCAAGGGCGCCTTCATGAGCCCCATCCTGCTGCTCAACCCCGATCCCTGGAAGAACCAGCAGAGCCACAACGTGGAGGCCTTCGGTCCGGTGAGCACGTTGATGCCGTACACCGACCTGGACGATGCCGTGGCCCTCACCAAGCTGGGCAAGGGCTCGCTGGTGGCCACCATCGCCACCTACGACGACAAGCTGGCCCAGCAGTTCGTGTGGGGCGCGGCCAGCCACCACGGCCGCATGCTCATCCTCAACCGCGAGATGGCCAAGGAGAACACCGGCCACGGCAGCCCCCTGGCCACGCTGGTACACGGCGGTCCCGGTCGCGCGGGCGGCGGCGAGGAGATGGGCGGCAAGCGCGGCGTGATGCACTACCTGCAGCGCACCGCCATCCAGGGCAGCCCCACCAGCATCACCGCGCTCACCCAGCAGTACCAGCAGGGCGCGAAGTATCATATCAGCGAGAAGCACCCCTTCCGCCTGCACTTCGAGGAGCTGAACATCGGCGACACGCTGATCACCGAGAAGCACCTGGTGACGCTGCAGAACGTGGAGGACTTCGCCGGGCTCAGCGGCGACAAGTTCTACGCCCACATGGACGCCAACAGCCTCGAGGGCACCCCCTTCACCGGCCGCGTGGCGCACGGCTACTTCATCCTCTCGCGGGCGGCCGGCCTCTTCGTGGACCCGCCCAAGGGCCCCGTGCTCCTCAACTACGGCATCGAGGAGTGCCGCTTCCTGAAGCCGGTGTACCCGGGCTCCACCATCCAGGTGAAGTTCACCTGCCGCGAGAAGCTCGACCAGGAGAAGCGGCCGAAGACCGCCGACTCACCCAAGGGCGCGGATGTGGCGCGGGGGATCGTCAAATGGTTGGTCGATGTGGTGGATGAGACAGGCGAGACCGTGGCGCTGGCGACGATCTTGACGATGGTGAAGAAGCTGGATCAGTCGTAGGTGATTACGAGGGCGTGCCCCCTCGCACCCTTCGACTCCGCTCTGCTGCGCTCAGGGCCCTCGGGGTCGCATGCTCCGCTGTAGCCGGCTTGTCAGGGCCAGCACCCACGGCGCTGCGGTGGCTTCCTCCGGTCGCCTCCTCGCTGCTCGTGGCTGCAAGGCCCCTCCGGCGCCGGGCTGCCGCTGCGCCCGCTCACGCGAAATGCTTCACCACACACAAACCGGTGGTGCTCACACCCTTTTGCCCTGCTACTTCACGACGCTGGACATCACCTGTTCTGGCTCTTACCATTCCGCTACGGAATACTCTCTTGTGGATGGTATCCGCTAGGTCAAATTCCGGCCATGCTGCGTCACGTTCTGGCGTAGTTGAGGGGATATCTTGGCTCCATTTGGCGACTTTGAAGGTCCTCGTGCAGGGTCCGGACCAAATCATATCCCATGACCGGCTTCTGATCGCTCGTTTACTAACATTTCGAGATATTTGACAAGCATCACGTGCTGTTATTCAGCAACGCGCGCAGACATTCAACCCTTCAACCTCACCCTTCATCCTAACACGATCCGGCAGGTCAAGCAAGCTTCGCGGCAATGCAGCAAGACACATACACGACTGAACAGAAGCGCAAGTCCATCAGTGGCCTCTGGTTACTTCTGCTCGCCGTTCTTGCCTACCTGTACTTCTTTAGTCAGCCGGAACGCACAAGGCGGCACCAACGAACGAGACTGCAACAGGATGCGGAAGTCTCAAAACCTTTACAAGACCAACAGACTTCCGACGAATCCAGTGAAGAGGATGAGTTCAACGAACGACCTGAAACCGGCGACCTTGATTTCTAATCGTGCATCCATGCAGCACACCTGGTACCTCACCTTTCTCTGCCTGATCTCCATTTCTACATCGGCGTACGGACAAACGGCACCTCCTGCGGTCATCGGCGAACGCTATACCGTGTCTAACCAGGCACTCAATATGCGCTCGGCACCAAGCACACAAGCCACAGTACTTACAAAGCTCACCGCTGGTGACGAGGTTGTCCTCTTAGGAGTAGAAGGTACCTGGTGGCAGGTGACGTATGCTGATATGCAAGGGTATGTCGCATCCCAATATCTAAAGCGTGATGCACTCGCTGGCTGGGAGAGAACATCCTACACAACTGGTGCTACACCAGCATGTGAGAACGTATCCCCCAAGTTCGACTATGGCATGGACAACTACCTACGTGTGGTGGTCGGCAACAACACCGATGTAGTGGTCAAGCTCATGAAGAAAGGGTACTACGACGAGTGCATACGCATCGTCTATGTGCGTGCCGGTGATACCTACGAGATCCGTAATATTCCCGAAGGACGCTACTACCTGAAGATAGCCTACGGTAAGGACTACCGCCAGAAGATCGAAGGCTCACAGTGCCAGGTGCGGTTCGTACGCTCCCCCCTGTATGAAAAGGGCGATGAGATCCTTGACTTCACCCGCAAGTATGTACAAGGCGGTTACCAAGAGCCTTCCTTCGAGCTCTCGCTCAACGTCATCAATACTTACGGCGGCTCGGACTTCAACTCCAATACCATTAGTGAGGCCGAGTTCAACAGGTGACGCTAGTCGTGCCCATGTCACCCTTCACAACCATGCTTATCATCATCACCTAACGAACCGCTTCAGTGAAGTACGTTAACCCACTAGCCCTTCTGAATGTGGCTCCTCATGAGATCGTAAGCTTGGATTCGGCTACGATCAAGAAGCTCCGTAGAAAGCTATTCTCAGAGATCGAGCTTTCTGATGACGGGGCATTTCACCTGGAAGGCGTTGCGTATACAAGGTCCGAATGCGAGAAGGCACTTGACTCCTTGGAGGATCAATCCAATCTCAAGCACCACGCATACCTTCTTCACAATAAGCCACTACTTGATCTCCTGACCACGGGAGACACTTCCATATTCCAAGCCACCCAGCTAGAAAGTGCTTACCTCGACAGCGGGTTCCAGAACTTCATCAGCCCCTTCTTCGCCCCACGCTATGACAAGGCGCTTCTAGATGCATTCAAGATCGACGCTTCGGACAGGTCTGGTGCAGCTTCGCGGACCATGCTGGACAACGTGCTTAAGCTCGGGGTTCTGATAACTTCCTCTCATGAGTCCATTGCATATCGAGGCTTAACCACGGACCTGCAAGGCAGAGTGGAACAAATAGAGAAGTTAAGCAAAGAGATCAATGAAGAAGAATCGAAATATGATGAAGATAATTCAGACGGTATTACCGAACTCATCCAAGACCTTATCCCAGTCAATGCGCTAAACAAGTTGCCGGCTATATTTCAAAGCACTCGCAACAAGATCGCAGCGCAGGCAAATTATGTCGCCCTCGCTGTTTCGAGCACAATTGACCACCCCAAGGTATCTCATGATATTCTCGATCATGCGCTCAAGCTCAGTATCGATAGTGCAAGCAAACCAACATTTGAGCGCAATAGGGAGATTTGGCGCGAAAGGTACATGCGCGAGGTCGAGGAAGAGAAATACAGTGACATCATTCAAGTATGGGTTAATCACGTCAAGAATATAAATGAAATTACCAATAAGGTCAATAATAAATTTGTCAAGCCGAATGAAATTAAAATTGACCTGCCGCTCGATGAGCTCAACAAGCTCGACTCCTTTGCCGATGAGATAAGAGACACAGTAGCAAGACGAGTGCGCGAATTATCCGTTGCTGTGTGGAATACCTACAAGGACCACACCAAGTCAATTCACCTCATTCAGATCGCTTGCTCTATTCGCACGTCCAAAGAAGTCAGCGAACAACTCCTTGAGGACCAAAAGCAACTTGTCAACCTGAGAGAGCAGTCGGTTGAGGTCGCTGGAACACCCATCAAGTCGGCGCCAATGCTCCACTTGGTCAATGGTTGTGGCACAACTCTCTATGGATCCACCCTCTACATCGTCATCTTCGGCATTCCGATCTTCCCGATCGCTCGTTACAACTATGAGTCGTTCGGTAATCAGTATCGCTTCCGCGGCAAACTGAAACTTCACACCTACCAGGTGGTGTGGAGGTACATCATTTTCGCCCTGCTCGCTTACATCCTCCTTAACGCCCTTGGCAACTCTTAGACCCACCATGATCCCTGAACCTGCACGCGTACCCAAACTGTACATCGATATCCTCGACCAGGTCTTCGAGATCGAGAAAAAACTTGCCTCCATTGAACAGAGCAACTCGATCTCGAGGAACATCAACCGGCTCAAAGAGCTCATGGCCGCCATCAACGATGACGCTGGCCTCAGCTATGAAGTGCCGCTTGGGGAAGCCTTCAATGAAACCCGGAACGATGTTGACGCCAGCATCAGCGGCGACTCCGCAGAGAACCTCGTTATCACCGAGGTGATCAAACTGTAAGCTTCCCCTGTTTTCGGGCCGATCATAACTAGAGGCTCCTGGGGCATAGGTTTAGGATCGGATGGGCGCTGGCGGCCGGTAGCCAAGCGCCTTGTGTGGGCGGTGATGGTTGTAATCGGTCATCCACTCATCGGCCTTCTCGCGCACCTCGTCCAAGGTACGGAACACGTAGGCGCTGAGCAGTTCACGACGGATGCTGCCGTTGAGGCGTTCGATGTAGGCGTTCTGGGTGGGCTTGCCTGGCTGGATGTAGGTCAAGGTAATGCCGTGTTCGCGGCACCAGTGGTCGAGCTTGGCGCTGATGAACTCCGGGCCGTTGTCCACGCGGATCATCTTGGGCAGCGGACGCACTGCTTTGATGCGTTCCAGCACGCGTATCACGCGCAGTGCGGGCAGTGAGGTGTCCACCTCGATCGCGAGCACCTCCCTGTTGTAGTCGTCGATCACATTTAGCAAGCGGTAGGTCCGGCCGTCCCAGAGGCTGTCATGCATGAAGTCGATGCTGTAGACCTGGTCCGGACCAGCAGGACGGAACAGCGCCTGCTTCACCCGTGCAGGCAGCCGTTTCTTGGCCCTGCGACGAATGTTGAGGCCCAGACCGGTGTAGACCCGATACACCCGCTTGAAGTTCCACAGGTGACCCATCAAGCGCATCCGATGATGGCTTTGCCACACCCCGATGGCCGGGTGCTTCTGGGTGAGCTGTTCCAAGACCTGGATAATGGGCGTGTCATCCGCTGGGGTCTTGCAGTACTGCGCGGTGCTGCGCGCCAAGCCCACGCTGCCGCAGGCTTGGCGCTCGGAGATGCTGTGCTCCTGTATCATCGCCTGAACGATCTCGCGCTTCTCGTCAGGCGCCCCACTTCTTTTCCACCACCTGCTTCAAGGCATCATGCACCATGCTCAGCTCGGTGTACATGCGCTTCAGGCGGCTGAGCTCCTCCTGCAGGTCACGCAGCTGCTTGACCTGGTTGGGCTCCATGCCGCCATACTTGGCCTTCCATTGGTAGAACGTGGCGTTGCTGATCCCGTGCTCGCGGCACAGGTCGGCCACCTTCGAGCCAGCCTCGTGACGCTTGAGGATGGCGATGACCTGATGCTCGGTGAACTTGCTCTTTCTCATGGCTACGTGTGGTTGAATGTAGCCCCTGGCCGGCCGAAGCGATCCTTGGCCCCGCGGGGCCAAGGATCACTTCACCTCCAGCAATGAATGGCCGAACTTCGGGGAAGCTTACAAAACCGATCATCCGATACCGCAAAGGCGGGATCGCTCTCATCGCCCGCAAAGGCGTGGTCATCGTTCAATCAGCTAAACCTTGAGCTCACATAGGCCATGGACAACACGATCAATTTCGGCATCGATCTGGGCACCACGAACAGTGCCATCGCCAAGTTCGTCAAAGGCGAGGTGGTCATCTTCAACAACCCCTTGGACTACGGCCGAGCCACGCTGCCGTCTGTAGTTTCCTATCGCAAGGACAAGATCATTGTTGGCACACAAGCCAAGCAGTACTTGGAGCGAGACCCCAAGAACGTCGTGGCCGTGTTCAAGCGAAAGATGGGAACAGCCGAATCCTACAAGATAAAGGCGACAGGTGATTCAGTCACCCCCGTTCAGCTCTCTGCAGAGGTGCTGAAGCAGCTGAAAACCTTCGTCAACACGGGTGATCAACTCAATGCTGTGGTTGTGACAATACCCGCATCTTTTGATACGATACAAAGCAATGCGACCAAAGAGGCTGGTCAACTCGCAGGCTTTGACCAGATCGTGCTGCTGCAGGAACCCATTGCGGCCAGCCTTGCCTATGCCAATATGAAAAAGGCGAAGGACATTGAAGATGGACAATGGCTGGTGTATGATCTGGGTGGTGGAACATTTGACGTTGCTCTCGTCAGGATCAAAGAAGGTGAGATGAGGGTTCTGGATCATGAGGGAGACAACTTCCTCGGAGGTGCTGACTTTGACCAGCTCATCGTCGACAAACTGATCATCCCAAAGCTGAAT
Protein-coding regions in this window:
- a CDS encoding IS3 family transposase (programmed frameshift) gives rise to the protein MRKSKFTEHQVIAILKRHEAGSKVADLCREHGISNATFYQWKAKYGGMEPNQVKQLRDLQEELSRLKRMYTELSMVHDALKQVVEKKWGAPDEKREIVQAMIQEHSISERQACGSVGLARSTAQYCKTPADDTPIIQVLEQLTQKHPAIGVWQSHHRMRLMGHLWNFKRVYRVYTGLGLNIRRRAKKRLPARVKQALFRPAGPDQVYSIDFMHDSLWDGRTYRLLNVIDDYNREVLAIEVDTSLPALRVIRVLERIKAVRPLPKMIRVDNGPEFISAKLDHWCREHGITLTYIQPGKPTQNAYIERLNGSIRRELLSAYVFRTLDEVREKADEWMTDYNHHRPHKALGYRPPAPIRS